The following are encoded in a window of Schistocerca nitens isolate TAMUIC-IGC-003100 chromosome 9, iqSchNite1.1, whole genome shotgun sequence genomic DNA:
- the LOC126203521 gene encoding uncharacterized protein LOC126203521 isoform X2: protein MYLFTADCALKMAATRSWKDINEILTDEQLEALLNDSNAELSDGEDDEFSFLAGDFPVEPEANAEDKATVDETVDSSEELDDRNDPQDEILVPQYLPVRSMKWRKKEMPYLNPCESEIHLPYYEEEKGIFESFLEYLPLTFWEEHAQQTNLYSLQKRQHESVNTSGEEMLHLAGIHVVMGVLGYAQSKLYW from the exons atgtatttgtttacagctgATTGTGCACTCAAAATGGCTGCTACTAGAAGTTGGAAAG ATATAAATGAAATATTAACTGACGAGCAGTTGGAAGCACTTCTGAATGACAGTAATGCCGAATTATCTGATGGGGAAGATGACGAATTTTCATTTTTGGCTGGAGATTTTCCTGTTGAACCTGAAGCCAATGCTGAAGATAAAGCAACAGTAGATGAGACCGTGGATTCTTCTGAAGAATTAGACGATAGAAATG atCCCCAAGACGAAATTCTTGTTCCACAATATCTGCCAGTGCGATCTATGAAGTGGAGGAAGAAAGAAATGCCATATTTGAATCCTTGTGAGAGCGAAATCCATCTTCCATAttatgaagaagaaaaaggaattttTGAATCTTTCTTGGAATACCTTCCTCTGACATTCTGGGAAGAACATGCACAACAAACCAATTTGTATTCACTTCAAAAACGACAACATGAATCTGTTAACACCAGTGGAGAAGAAATGTTGCATTTAGCTGGAATACATGTTGTTATGGGAGTTCTGGGCTATGCACAAAGTAAGCTGTACTGGTAG
- the LOC126203521 gene encoding piggyBac transposable element-derived protein 3-like isoform X1: MTRDHFYELRNYMHFVDNTSEHNEKLWKVKHFLDCVQKKCLTLPRSHHLSIDEQMVPFSGKCGFVTYVPSKPNPLGLKCFILAAPDGLVLDFMFYTGSGTVSAEDMKEYGLGAAVVKMMTESVPRDNQHCVYTGRFFTSVKSVDMLLGRKIYQTGTVMKNRLGPIVKKLKNVRLFQREEWEEWVREDDKICLIKWKDNKSVLILSSCVGSSPPTTCKMWSREQKKKIDVPQPVAVKLYNENMGGVDLCDRFLSYYRCYTCTSKWPVRMFNQFYRSCDCQLLGDVPQMVLRK; encoded by the coding sequence ATGACAAGAGACCATTTCTATGAACTGAGAAATTATATGCATTTTGTGGATAACACAAGTGAGCACAATGAGAAGCTTTGGAAGGTAAAACATTTTCTTGATTGTGTGCAGAAGAAGTGTCTGACCCTTCCAAGATCACATCATCTTTCCATTGACGAACAGATGGTGCCATTTTCTGGTAAATGTGGCTTTGTGACTTACGTACCATCAAAACCTAATCCATTAGGTTTAAAATGCTTCATTCTGGCTGCACCTGATGGCCTTGTGTTGGACTTCATGTTTTATACTGGGTCAGGTACTGTGTCAGCTGAAGATATGAAAGAATATGGTCTCGGTGCAGCAGTTGTTAAGATGATGACAGAAAGTGTTCCTAGAGACAACCAGCATTGTGTATACACTGGTAGATTTTTCACAAGTGTAAAATCTGTAGACATGTTGCTGGGAAGGAAAATTTATCAGACAGGTACAGTTATGAAGAACAGATTGGGTCCAatagtgaagaaattgaaaaatgtcagGCTATTTCAACGGGAGGAATGGGAAGAATGGGTTAGGGAAGATGATAAAATTTGTCTTATTAAGTGGAAAGACAATAAAAGTGTCCTAATACTCTCATCATGTGTTGGAAGCAGCCCTCCAACCACATGTAAGATGTGGTCAAGAGAGCAGAAAAAGAAGATAGATGTTCCTCAGCCAGTGGCAGTGAAGCTTTACAATGAAAACATGGGAGGTGTTGATCTCTGTGACAGATTTTTGTCGTATTACAGATGCTACACTTGCACATCAAAATGGCCTGTAAGAATGTTTAATCAATTTTATAGATCTTGTGATTGTCAATTGTTGGGTGATGTACCGCAGATGGTGCTCAGAAAATGA